In the Gossypium arboreum isolate Shixiya-1 chromosome 10, ASM2569848v2, whole genome shotgun sequence genome, one interval contains:
- the LOC108455896 gene encoding ammonium transporter 1 member 1-like gives MATCSADLAPLLGPNATAAADYICNKFSDTSFAVDNTYLLFSAYLVFSMQLGFAMLCAGSVRAKNTMNIMLTNVLDAAIGGLFYYLFGFAFAFGSPSNGFIGRHHFALRSVPSSSFDYSNFLYQWAFAIAAAGITSGSIAERTQFVSYLIYSSFLTGFVYPVVSHWFWATDGWASASRADDFLFGSGVIDFAGSGVVHVVGGVAGLWGALIEGPRIGRFDHSGRSVALRGHSATLVVIGTFMLWFGWYGFNPGSFNKISSFYTSGNYYGQWSAVGRTAVTTTLAGCTAALTTLFGKRFLTGHWNVTDVCNGLLGGFAAITAGCSVVEPWAAIICGFVAAWVLISCNKLAEKVKFDDPLEAAQLHGGCGAWGIIFTALFASEKYVREVYPSRPVRYGLFMGGGGRLLAAHIIQILVIVGWVSVTMGTLFYFLHKFGLLRISADDEMAGMDLTRHGGLAYVYHDEDESQKQGTQMRKIESHPSPPSV, from the coding sequence ATGGCTACTTGTTCAGCGGACTTAGCTCCGCTTCTTGGCCCCAACGCCACCGCAGCAGCCGACTACATATGCAACAAGTTCAGTGACACTTCCTTTGCCGTTGACAACACTTACCTTCTCTTCTCAGCCTACCTCGTCTTCTCCATGCAACTTGGCTTCGCCATGCTTTGCGCTGGTTCAGTGCGTGCCAAAAACACCATGAACATCATGCTTACTAACGTCCTCGACGCCGCCATTGGTGGCCTCTTTTACTACCTTTTCGGGTTTGCCTTTGCCTTTGGTTCCCCTTCCAATGGCTTCATTGGTCGCCACCACTTTGCCTTACGATCCGTTCCTTCATCTTCGTTTGATTATAGCAATTTCCTTTATCAATGGGCTTTTGCTATTGCAGCTGCTGGCATTACCAGTGGTTCCATAGCTGAAAGAACCCAATTCGTTTCTTATCTTATCTATTCTTCGTTCTTAACCGGTTTTGTTTACCCTGTTGTTTCTCATTGGTTTTGGGCGACTGACGGTTGGGCCAGCGCTTCTCGAGCAGATGACTTCTTGTTTGGCAGTGGGGTTATTGACTTTGCTGGTTCGGGGGTTGTTCATGTAGTTGGTGGTGTAGCCGGTTTATGGGGTGCACTTATTGAAGGGCCAAGGATAGGCCGGTTCGACCATTCGGGTAGGTCAGTTGCCTTGCGTGGTCATAGTGCAACCCTTGTTGTTATTGGAACTTTCATGCTGTGGTTCGGTTGGTATGGGTTCAACCCCGGTTCGTTCAACAAAATCTCCAGCTTTTACACCTCTGGCAACTATTATGGTCAGTGGAGTGCTGTGGGGAGAACGGCGGTGACCACCACTTTAGCAGGATGCACGGCGGCGTTGACTACCCTTTTTGGGAAAAGGTTTTTGACCGGTCATTGGAATGTGACTGATGTTTGCAACGGTTTGCTTGGTGGGTTTGCTGCTATCACAGCAGGCTGCTCTGTTGTTGAACCCTGGGCTGCCATTATTTGTGGCTTTGTGGCTGCTTGGGTGTTGATCAGTTGCAACAAGTTGGCCGAGAAAGTGAAGTTCGATGATCCACTAGAAGCGGCTCAACTACATGGTGGATGTGGTGCGTGGGGAATTATTTTTACAGCTTTGTTTGCTTCGGAAAAGTATGTGAGGGAAGTTTACCCCAGCAGGCCAGTTCGATATGGGTTGTTTATGGGAGGTGGAGGGAGACTGTTGGCTGCTCATATTATCCAAATTCTGGTCATTGTTGGCTGGGTGAGTGTTACAATGGGGACTTTGTTCTATTTCCTTCATAAATTTGGGCTTTTAAGGATTTCAGCTGATGATGAAATGGCTGGCATGGACCTGACAAGACATGGGGGGCTTGCTTATGTTTACCATGATGAAGATGAATCACAAAAACAGGGGACTCAGATGAGGAAAATTGAAAGCCATCCATCTCCGCCTTCAGTCTAA